The following are from one region of the Quadrisphaera setariae genome:
- a CDS encoding metal-dependent hydrolase, which translates to MLGHSHAMSGLAAGAATLPWAGQVGVTGPVEQIAWVAAWGGFAMLPDLDQGGIHWRGVMPSATGSTVARMWGPITTTLASVVGKIAGGHRQGTHDLLLAPAIFGLLTVLASHDPWASMAVIALGIGLALQALHVVIPGKVEQTVIGNLVISVAGAWWVTGTANHALEWLPYAVAGGVVVHILGDWLTVGGVPVPLTWVGGHSVRLSASLFKTGAKPEHVLATMFGIAAIVLVVVFSPLQGYVVPVIQPVLTSAHTSP; encoded by the coding sequence GTGCTGGGTCACTCGCACGCGATGTCAGGGCTGGCCGCCGGCGCGGCGACGCTGCCGTGGGCCGGGCAGGTGGGGGTCACCGGGCCCGTCGAGCAGATCGCGTGGGTGGCCGCCTGGGGCGGCTTCGCGATGCTGCCCGACCTCGACCAGGGCGGCATCCACTGGCGCGGTGTCATGCCCAGCGCCACCGGCTCGACCGTCGCGCGCATGTGGGGGCCGATCACCACGACCCTCGCCAGCGTGGTCGGCAAGATCGCCGGCGGACACCGGCAGGGCACCCACGACCTCCTGCTGGCGCCCGCCATCTTCGGCCTGCTCACGGTGCTCGCGTCGCACGACCCCTGGGCGTCGATGGCGGTCATCGCCCTCGGCATCGGGCTCGCGCTGCAGGCGCTGCACGTGGTGATCCCCGGCAAGGTCGAGCAGACGGTCATCGGCAACCTGGTCATCTCCGTGGCCGGGGCCTGGTGGGTCACCGGCACCGCCAACCACGCGCTGGAGTGGCTGCCGTACGCGGTGGCCGGCGGCGTCGTCGTCCACATCCTCGGTGACTGGCTCACCGTCGGCGGCGTGCCCGTGCCGCTGACGTGGGTGGGCGGGCACTCCGTGCGCCTCTCGGCCAGCCTGTTCAAGACGGGCGCCAAGCCGGAGCACGTCCTGGCCACGATGTTCGGCATCGCCGCGATCGTGCTCGTGGTGGTGTTCTCGCCGCTGCAGGGCTACGTGGTGCCGGTGATACAGCCCGTGCTGACCAGCGCGCACACGTCTCCGTAA
- a CDS encoding sensor histidine kinase, with protein MTPATPRQELRRARLRLVAPAFATAVVQVVGSRFAALASGADLLHGAALLPLLPLLLAGPAALLVRRRHPHAAQGVAAAAMIGWVAVTQVNGPVWLALAVATVSAVAGSPPGPAGARQRVTAYALLSGAWALVWLGLPVWGRLSVPWQAVAGSLAWLLVVVAVGEGVRARRAAAADRRRQAQQEALAREEERRRRASDERLAVARELHDVIGHSLSMITVQSGVALELMDGRPEVAREALTAIRAASRDALVEVHGVLASLRGDGADGERQPRGPAPTVTDLEALLARPRAAGLRVEAQVAGDLDGLPVAVDLAAARIVQEALTNVARHAGGSAARVVLRREPDRLVVVVDDDGPAAPVAPPTGGSGLPGMRERAAALGGRLSAGPREPVRGAGGWRVEAELPTAREEVGS; from the coding sequence GTGACCCCCGCGACCCCGCGCCAGGAGCTGCGCCGGGCGCGGCTGCGGCTCGTGGCGCCGGCGTTCGCGACCGCCGTCGTGCAGGTGGTCGGGTCGCGGTTCGCGGCGCTGGCGAGCGGCGCTGACCTCCTCCACGGCGCGGCGCTGCTGCCCCTCCTGCCGCTGCTCCTGGCCGGGCCCGCCGCGCTGCTGGTCCGGCGGCGCCACCCGCACGCGGCCCAGGGCGTCGCGGCGGCGGCGATGATCGGGTGGGTCGCGGTGACGCAGGTCAACGGTCCCGTGTGGCTGGCGCTGGCGGTGGCCACGGTCAGCGCGGTGGCCGGGTCGCCGCCGGGCCCGGCGGGTGCCCGGCAGCGCGTCACCGCGTACGCCCTGCTCAGCGGGGCGTGGGCCCTGGTGTGGCTCGGGCTGCCGGTCTGGGGGCGGCTGTCCGTGCCGTGGCAGGCGGTGGCCGGGTCGCTGGCGTGGCTGCTCGTCGTCGTCGCGGTGGGCGAGGGCGTGCGCGCCCGGAGGGCAGCGGCTGCCGACCGCCGCCGCCAGGCCCAGCAGGAGGCGCTGGCCCGCGAGGAGGAGCGGCGTCGCCGCGCCAGCGACGAGCGCCTCGCCGTCGCCCGCGAGCTCCACGACGTCATCGGCCACAGCCTCTCGATGATCACCGTGCAGTCCGGGGTGGCGCTGGAGCTCATGGACGGCCGCCCCGAGGTCGCGCGCGAGGCGCTCACCGCCATCCGCGCGGCCAGCCGCGACGCGCTCGTGGAGGTGCACGGCGTGCTCGCCTCCCTGCGCGGGGACGGCGCCGACGGTGAGCGCCAGCCCCGCGGGCCCGCCCCCACCGTCACCGACCTCGAGGCGCTGCTCGCCCGCCCCCGCGCCGCTGGCCTGCGGGTCGAGGCACAGGTGGCGGGGGACCTCGACGGGCTGCCCGTCGCGGTGGACCTGGCCGCGGCCCGCATCGTGCAGGAGGCGCTGACCAACGTCGCCCGGCACGCCGGCGGGTCGGCGGCGCGGGTGGTGCTGCGCCGCGAGCCGGACCGGCTGGTCGTCGTCGTCGACGACGACGGACCGGCGGCCCCCGTGGCCCCGCCGACCGGAGGCAGCGGGCTGCCCGGCATGCGCGAGCGGGCCGCGGCGCTCGGCGGGCGGCTGAGCGCCGGACCGCGCGAACCGGTCCGCGGGGCGGGAGGCTGGCGGGTGGAGGCCGAGCTGCCCACGGCCCGTGAGGAGGTGGGGTCGTGA
- a CDS encoding response regulator, which produces MTVQVLVADDQQLVRAGFAALLDAQDGIEVVGQADDGEQALALARELRPDVVLMDVRMPRLDGIEATRRITADAALDGVRVVVLTTFELDEYVFDALRAGATGFLVKHTEPAELVRAVRVAAAGDALLSPGATRRLVAEFAARSAAPPTGAGPRAAALDVLTAREREVMALVAEGLSNEELAQRLVLSPATARTHVGRVLAKLGARDRTQLVVLAYETGLVRPGWQG; this is translated from the coding sequence GTGACCGTCCAGGTGCTCGTCGCCGACGACCAGCAGCTGGTCCGCGCCGGCTTCGCCGCCCTCCTCGACGCGCAGGACGGCATCGAGGTGGTGGGCCAGGCCGACGACGGCGAGCAGGCCCTCGCCCTGGCCCGCGAGCTGCGCCCCGACGTCGTCCTCATGGACGTCCGCATGCCGCGCCTGGACGGGATCGAGGCCACCCGGCGCATCACCGCGGACGCCGCGCTGGACGGGGTGCGCGTCGTCGTCCTGACGACGTTCGAGCTGGACGAGTACGTCTTCGACGCGCTGCGCGCCGGGGCCACGGGCTTCCTGGTCAAGCACACGGAACCGGCGGAGCTGGTGCGGGCCGTGCGCGTGGCCGCCGCGGGCGACGCGCTGCTGAGCCCCGGCGCGACGCGGCGGCTGGTGGCGGAGTTCGCGGCCCGCTCCGCGGCGCCGCCCACCGGCGCCGGGCCGCGCGCCGCCGCGCTGGACGTGCTCACGGCCCGTGAGCGCGAGGTGATGGCGCTGGTGGCTGAGGGGCTGTCGAACGAGGAGCTCGCTCAGCGGCTCGTGCTGAGCCCTGCGACCGCCCGCACCCACGTGGGCCGGGTGCTGGCCAAGCTCGGGGCCCGCGACAGGACGCAGCTGGTGGTGCTCGCGTACGAGACCGGGCTGGTGCGCCCCGGCTGGCAGGGCTGA
- a CDS encoding SHOCT domain-containing protein — MDALLISPITTTLTSAATDPRWGPGPWHGGGPGPWLLVPLVFWVLVIGAVVFTVRRRRSRSAEHVLREAFARGEVDEEGYRARLAVLRSTRK; from the coding sequence ATGGACGCACTCCTGATCAGCCCGATCACCACCACTCTGACGAGCGCGGCGACCGACCCGCGCTGGGGCCCCGGCCCGTGGCACGGCGGCGGGCCCGGTCCGTGGCTGCTCGTGCCCCTGGTCTTCTGGGTGCTCGTCATCGGCGCCGTCGTCTTCACCGTCCGGCGGCGCCGGTCCCGCAGCGCCGAGCACGTGCTGCGGGAGGCCTTCGCGCGCGGCGAGGTGGACGAGGAGGGCTACCGCGCCCGCCTCGCCGTCCTCCGCAGCACCCGGAAGTAG
- a CDS encoding MarR family transcriptional regulator encodes MPAATEFSADFSAALEDLLSWARRLAPPGDLSLASTTLLARLARDGGSGVSALAAAEGVSQPAMSQMVARLERDGLVARTAHPQDGRALVVVLTDAGRELVGARRAARAAALADLLDASPVGDAEALAAATPALLRLAQAATSRRRELAHA; translated from the coding sequence GTGCCTGCAGCAACCGAGTTCTCTGCGGACTTCTCCGCCGCACTGGAGGACCTCCTCAGCTGGGCCCGCCGCCTCGCACCTCCCGGTGACCTGAGCCTGGCCTCCACCACGCTCCTGGCGCGGCTCGCCCGTGACGGCGGCTCCGGCGTCTCCGCCCTGGCCGCCGCCGAGGGCGTCAGCCAGCCCGCCATGAGCCAGATGGTCGCCCGCCTCGAGCGCGACGGCCTCGTGGCGCGCACGGCCCACCCGCAGGACGGGCGCGCCCTCGTCGTCGTCCTCACCGACGCGGGCCGGGAGCTCGTGGGCGCACGCCGCGCCGCCCGCGCCGCGGCCCTGGCGGACCTCCTCGACGCCTCCCCCGTCGGCGACGCGGAGGCCCTGGCAGCCGCCACGCCCGCGCTGCTGCGCCTGGCGCAGGCGGCGACCTCCCGGCGACGCGAGCTCGCGCACGCCTGA